A part of Acipenser ruthenus chromosome 12, fAciRut3.2 maternal haplotype, whole genome shotgun sequence genomic DNA contains:
- the LOC117417040 gene encoding uncharacterized protein LOC117417040 isoform X4 produces the protein MECKVVTCNLASEAGKEQGNGREGPYIIDVMVDNVSTHALVGSGCAQTLIQTSLLGGMSWQPQGKVAISCIHVDTATYPTLKAYVSIGQTQRHLTVGVVERLPHPVLGRDWPQYRQLIQKAVLTAHVNVPDRAGETIGEIFPLQADLFNSLFCPRKTKKERRIEKGEGASLKRGWGLVGESADGIKRHSRGVGTQCDREGEITGPSRTDVTPAPLNVPDMWGSSADLVWDQKNDPTLVHAWGQVRSIEGVTVQERPYWIPESRRGGVRKEVRVMLELGVIEPSRSEWCSPIVIVAKKDGTNRFCVDFRKEKRQQERDSKI, from the exons ATGGAGTGCAAGGTGGTGACGTGCAACCTGGCATCTGAAGCAGGTAAGGAAcagggaaatggtcgggaggggccttatATCATTGATGTGATGGTTGATAATGTGAGTACCCATGCTTTAGTGGGCTCAGGGTGTGCACAGACCTTAATTCAAacgtctctcttaggcggtatgtcgtggcagccacaaggcaaggtggcgatctcctgcaTCCATGTAGACACAGCGACATATCCCACCCTAAAAGCATACGTGTCGATAGGTCAGACACAGCGCCACCTCacagtgggggtggtggaaaggctgccgCACCCCGTTCTGggccgggactggccacagtatcGGCAATTAATCCAAAAGGCAGTCCTGACCGCACACGTAAATGTGCCAGACAGAGCAGGGGAAAcgattggtgagattttcccCCTGCAAGCCGACCTGTTTAATTCTCTTTTTTGTCCtaggaaaacaaagaaagagagacggaTCGAAAAAGGGGAAGGTGCATCTCTGAAACGAGGCTGGGGACTGGTGGGAGAGAGTGCGGATGGTATCAAACGCCACTCACGGGGAGTtggtacgcagtgtgaccgagagggcgagattactgggccatccaggacAGAtgttactccagcccctctcaatgtaccggacatgtggggctcaagcgcggacctagtgtgggaccagaaaaacgaccccacactggtgcacgcttggggacaggtccggtctattgaag gtgtcacggTTCAGGAGAGACCTTactggatcccggaaagtcgacgaggtggcgttcgcaaagaggtgcgggtgatgctcgaacttggggtgattgagccttccaggagtgagtggtgcagtccaattgtgatagtcgccaaaaaggacggcaccaaccgcttctgcgttgatttccgcaag GAGAAACGACAGCAGGAGCGGGATTCGAAAATCTGa
- the LOC117417040 gene encoding uncharacterized protein LOC117417040 isoform X1, which translates to MECKVVTCNLASEAGKEQGNGREGPYIIDVMVDNVSTHALVGSGCAQTLIQTSLLGGMSWQPQGKVAISCIHVDTATYPTLKAYVSIGQTQRHLTVGVVERLPHPVLGRDWPQYRQLIQKAVLTAHVNVPDRAGETIGEIFPLQADLFNSLFCPRKTKKERRIEKGEGASLKRGWGLVGESADGIKRHSRGVGTQCDREGEITGPSRTDVTPAPLNVPDMWGSSADLVWDQKNDPTLVHAWGQVRSIEGVTVQERPYWIPESRRGGVRKEVRVMLELGVIEPSRSEWCSPIVIVAKKDGTNRFCVDFRKMADTKPGAAARSQPGPERKNHHHSEHRTCTRAHTVWRHVYVFVLRVLCSDYYFGTATTCFGTGNTHCWVEPALLFESSFRWQYPLLGRASFYYLKPLVKEIKDLNCELCVCPLSGAPESPVHLSTANHFTTPCHRSEEDLHGHS; encoded by the exons ATGGAGTGCAAGGTGGTGACGTGCAACCTGGCATCTGAAGCAGGTAAGGAAcagggaaatggtcgggaggggccttatATCATTGATGTGATGGTTGATAATGTGAGTACCCATGCTTTAGTGGGCTCAGGGTGTGCACAGACCTTAATTCAAacgtctctcttaggcggtatgtcgtggcagccacaaggcaaggtggcgatctcctgcaTCCATGTAGACACAGCGACATATCCCACCCTAAAAGCATACGTGTCGATAGGTCAGACACAGCGCCACCTCacagtgggggtggtggaaaggctgccgCACCCCGTTCTGggccgggactggccacagtatcGGCAATTAATCCAAAAGGCAGTCCTGACCGCACACGTAAATGTGCCAGACAGAGCAGGGGAAAcgattggtgagattttcccCCTGCAAGCCGACCTGTTTAATTCTCTTTTTTGTCCtaggaaaacaaagaaagagagacggaTCGAAAAAGGGGAAGGTGCATCTCTGAAACGAGGCTGGGGACTGGTGGGAGAGAGTGCGGATGGTATCAAACGCCACTCACGGGGAGTtggtacgcagtgtgaccgagagggcgagattactgggccatccaggacAGAtgttactccagcccctctcaatgtaccggacatgtggggctcaagcgcggacctagtgtgggaccagaaaaacgaccccacactggtgcacgcttggggacaggtccggtctattgaag gtgtcacggTTCAGGAGAGACCTTactggatcccggaaagtcgacgaggtggcgttcgcaaagaggtgcgggtgatgctcgaacttggggtgattgagccttccaggagtgagtggtgcagtccaattgtgatagtcgccaaaaaggacggcaccaaccgcttctgcgttgatttccgcaag atgGCTGATACAAAGCCGGGAGCTGCAGcgagaagccagcccggacctgaacgcaaAAACCACCAccactcagagcaccgcacctgcaccagagcacacacCGTCTGGAGACATGTttatgtgtttgtgttacgtgttttgtgttcggattattatttcgggactgcaaccacTTGTTTTGgcactggcaatacccattgctgggtagagccagctttattatttgaatccagttttcgctggcaatacccattgctgggtagagccagcttttattatttgaaacctttggtcaaggaaattaaagacttgaactgtgaactttgtgtttgtcctttgtctggagcacctgaatcacctgtacacctgagcactgcaaaccactttaccACACCCTGTCACAGaagtgaggaggacttgcatggacacagttag
- the LOC117417040 gene encoding uncharacterized protein LOC117417040 isoform X2, translating to MECKVVTCNLASEAGKEQGNGREGPYIIDVMVDNVSTHALVGSGCAQTLIQTSLLGGMSWQPQGKVAISCIHVDTATYPTLKAYVSIGQTQRHLTVGVVERLPHPVLGRDWPQYRQLIQKAVLTAHVNVPDRAGETIGEIFPLQADLFNSLFCPRKTKKERRIEKGEGASLKRGWGLVGESADGIKRHSRGVGTQCDREGEITGPSRTDVTPAPLNVPDMWGSSADLVWDQKNDPTLVHAWGQVRSIEGVTVQERPYWIPESRRGGVRKEMADTKPGAAARSQPGPERKNHHHSEHRTCTRAHTVWRHVYVFVLRVLCSDYYFGTATTCFGTGNTHCWVEPALLFESSFRWQYPLLGRASFYYLKPLVKEIKDLNCELCVCPLSGAPESPVHLSTANHFTTPCHRSEEDLHGHS from the exons ATGGAGTGCAAGGTGGTGACGTGCAACCTGGCATCTGAAGCAGGTAAGGAAcagggaaatggtcgggaggggccttatATCATTGATGTGATGGTTGATAATGTGAGTACCCATGCTTTAGTGGGCTCAGGGTGTGCACAGACCTTAATTCAAacgtctctcttaggcggtatgtcgtggcagccacaaggcaaggtggcgatctcctgcaTCCATGTAGACACAGCGACATATCCCACCCTAAAAGCATACGTGTCGATAGGTCAGACACAGCGCCACCTCacagtgggggtggtggaaaggctgccgCACCCCGTTCTGggccgggactggccacagtatcGGCAATTAATCCAAAAGGCAGTCCTGACCGCACACGTAAATGTGCCAGACAGAGCAGGGGAAAcgattggtgagattttcccCCTGCAAGCCGACCTGTTTAATTCTCTTTTTTGTCCtaggaaaacaaagaaagagagacggaTCGAAAAAGGGGAAGGTGCATCTCTGAAACGAGGCTGGGGACTGGTGGGAGAGAGTGCGGATGGTATCAAACGCCACTCACGGGGAGTtggtacgcagtgtgaccgagagggcgagattactgggccatccaggacAGAtgttactccagcccctctcaatgtaccggacatgtggggctcaagcgcggacctagtgtgggaccagaaaaacgaccccacactggtgcacgcttggggacaggtccggtctattgaag gtgtcacggTTCAGGAGAGACCTTactggatcccggaaagtcgacgaggtggcgttcgcaaagag atgGCTGATACAAAGCCGGGAGCTGCAGcgagaagccagcccggacctgaacgcaaAAACCACCAccactcagagcaccgcacctgcaccagagcacacacCGTCTGGAGACATGTttatgtgtttgtgttacgtgttttgtgttcggattattatttcgggactgcaaccacTTGTTTTGgcactggcaatacccattgctgggtagagccagctttattatttgaatccagttttcgctggcaatacccattgctgggtagagccagcttttattatttgaaacctttggtcaaggaaattaaagacttgaactgtgaactttgtgtttgtcctttgtctggagcacctgaatcacctgtacacctgagcactgcaaaccactttaccACACCCTGTCACAGaagtgaggaggacttgcatggacacagttag
- the LOC117417040 gene encoding uncharacterized protein LOC117417040 isoform X3, translating to MECKVVTCNLASEAGKEQGNGREGPYIIDVMVDNVSTHALVGSGCAQTLIQTSLLGGMSWQPQGKVAISCIHVDTATYPTLKAYVSIGQTQRHLTVGVVERLPHPVLGRDWPQYRQLIQKAVLTAHVNVPDRAGETIGEIFPLQADLFNSLFCPRKTKKERRIEKGEGASLKRGWGLVGESADGIKRHSRGVGVTVQERPYWIPESRRGGVRKEVRVMLELGVIEPSRSEWCSPIVIVAKKDGTNRFCVDFRKMADTKPGAAARSQPGPERKNHHHSEHRTCTRAHTVWRHVYVFVLRVLCSDYYFGTATTCFGTGNTHCWVEPALLFESSFRWQYPLLGRASFYYLKPLVKEIKDLNCELCVCPLSGAPESPVHLSTANHFTTPCHRSEEDLHGHS from the exons ATGGAGTGCAAGGTGGTGACGTGCAACCTGGCATCTGAAGCAGGTAAGGAAcagggaaatggtcgggaggggccttatATCATTGATGTGATGGTTGATAATGTGAGTACCCATGCTTTAGTGGGCTCAGGGTGTGCACAGACCTTAATTCAAacgtctctcttaggcggtatgtcgtggcagccacaaggcaaggtggcgatctcctgcaTCCATGTAGACACAGCGACATATCCCACCCTAAAAGCATACGTGTCGATAGGTCAGACACAGCGCCACCTCacagtgggggtggtggaaaggctgccgCACCCCGTTCTGggccgggactggccacagtatcGGCAATTAATCCAAAAGGCAGTCCTGACCGCACACGTAAATGTGCCAGACAGAGCAGGGGAAAcgattggtgagattttcccCCTGCAAGCCGACCTGTTTAATTCTCTTTTTTGTCCtaggaaaacaaagaaagagagacggaTCGAAAAAGGGGAAGGTGCATCTCTGAAACGAGGCTGGGGACTGGTGGGAGAGAGTGCGGATGGTATCAAACGCCACTCACGGGGAGTtg gtgtcacggTTCAGGAGAGACCTTactggatcccggaaagtcgacgaggtggcgttcgcaaagaggtgcgggtgatgctcgaacttggggtgattgagccttccaggagtgagtggtgcagtccaattgtgatagtcgccaaaaaggacggcaccaaccgcttctgcgttgatttccgcaag atgGCTGATACAAAGCCGGGAGCTGCAGcgagaagccagcccggacctgaacgcaaAAACCACCAccactcagagcaccgcacctgcaccagagcacacacCGTCTGGAGACATGTttatgtgtttgtgttacgtgttttgtgttcggattattatttcgggactgcaaccacTTGTTTTGgcactggcaatacccattgctgggtagagccagctttattatttgaatccagttttcgctggcaatacccattgctgggtagagccagcttttattatttgaaacctttggtcaaggaaattaaagacttgaactgtgaactttgtgtttgtcctttgtctggagcacctgaatcacctgtacacctgagcactgcaaaccactttaccACACCCTGTCACAGaagtgaggaggacttgcatggacacagttag